A region of Moorena producens PAL-8-15-08-1 DNA encodes the following proteins:
- a CDS encoding glycosyltransferase produces the protein MRSRSVGFAETLHRILAQWYREATAVVFLSDREGFALPIAKAASFGRFVVVSFKTFHCSFSPNSS, from the coding sequence GTGCGTTCGCGTAGCGTCGGCTTTGCCGAAACGCTTCATCGCATTCTGGCTCAATGGTATCGAGAGGCAACAGCAGTAGTGTTTCTATCTGACCGGGAGGGATTTGCACTACCGATTGCCAAAGCCGCATCATTTGGTCGCTTCGTGGTAGTCTCCTTCAAGACTTTTCACTGTTCATTCTCTCCTAACTCTTCTTAA
- the aroF gene encoding 3-deoxy-7-phosphoheptulonate synthase, whose translation MIIVLKAATPTVEIERIKHELSQYKVSVEKIIGKHRVVIGLVGETAELDPLKIQAVSPFIEKVSRVEHPFKRASRDFRHGEPSEIIVETPNGSVAFGEHSPIVQTAGPCSVENEQMIVETAQQVKAAGAHFLRGGAYKPRTSPYAFQGHGESGLELLAIARQETGLGIITEVMDAADIEKIAAVADILQVGARNMQNFSLLKRVGAQEKPVLLKRGMSATIEEWLMAAEYILAAGNSNVILCERGIRTHDRKYTRNTLDLSVIPVLRTLTHLPIMIDPSHGTGKAEYVPAMAMASIAAGADALMIEVHPNPSQALSDGPQSLTPHRYQELMQEMAVIGETVGRWPEKLALTPSSPQATKKFSAIV comes from the coding sequence ATGATAATTGTCCTCAAAGCAGCGACTCCGACAGTCGAAATTGAACGCATTAAACACGAACTGTCTCAATACAAAGTCAGCGTCGAAAAAATCATCGGCAAACACCGAGTGGTGATTGGTTTAGTCGGTGAAACGGCTGAACTCGATCCCTTAAAAATTCAGGCTGTCAGTCCTTTTATTGAAAAAGTCTCACGAGTTGAACATCCCTTTAAACGGGCAAGTCGAGACTTCCGACATGGTGAACCCAGTGAAATTATTGTTGAAACACCCAACGGTTCCGTTGCTTTTGGCGAACACAGTCCCATCGTTCAAACTGCCGGTCCTTGTTCGGTTGAAAATGAACAGATGATTGTCGAAACCGCCCAACAAGTTAAAGCAGCAGGTGCTCATTTCCTACGTGGTGGAGCCTACAAACCTCGGACTTCTCCTTATGCTTTTCAAGGACATGGTGAGAGTGGTTTGGAATTGCTGGCCATTGCACGTCAAGAAACCGGCTTGGGAATTATCACCGAGGTAATGGATGCAGCCGACATTGAAAAGATAGCAGCTGTTGCAGATATTCTCCAAGTTGGTGCTCGTAATATGCAGAACTTTTCTCTGTTAAAAAGAGTTGGTGCTCAAGAGAAACCGGTTCTGCTGAAGCGGGGAATGTCCGCAACCATTGAGGAATGGTTAATGGCGGCTGAATATATTTTAGCAGCGGGAAATTCTAATGTTATTTTGTGTGAACGGGGAATTCGCACCCATGACCGCAAATATACCCGCAATACCCTCGATTTATCCGTGATTCCTGTCTTGCGGACACTGACTCATCTTCCCATTATGATTGACCCCAGTCACGGGACTGGTAAAGCCGAATACGTCCCGGCAATGGCAATGGCCTCAATTGCAGCAGGAGCTGATGCTCTGATGATAGAAGTTCATCCCAACCCTTCCCAAGCCCTGTCTGATGGCCCTCAATCCTTGACGCCTCATCGCTATCAAGAACTGATGCAAGAAATGGCAGTTATTGGTGAAACAGTGGGTCGTTGGCCGGAAAAGTTAGCCCTCACCCCTTCATCCCCTCAAGCTACCAAAAAATTCAGTGCCATTGTTTAA
- a CDS encoding chorismate--pyruvate lyase family protein: MQMNAQTLVLRPIFTQNFPRKRNYIEPVLLSPFQRILLTTNGTVTDMIEAYSGEAIKIKKLFEDKIQLEEDILPMNLKKGTEVIARKVLLQGKMSDRTYVYADSILVLDRLNEKMRTQLLDTKTPIGKLWVENKVEIFKENVELGKEDAGDLADYFQIEPEDNLLYRTYCVISNNQYTMMITEKFPENNFRRKL, encoded by the coding sequence ATGCAAATGAACGCTCAAACCCTAGTCTTAAGGCCAATTTTTACCCAAAACTTTCCGCGAAAGCGGAATTACATCGAACCTGTATTACTCAGCCCATTTCAGCGAATATTGCTCACGACAAACGGCACTGTTACGGATATGATTGAAGCCTATTCGGGGGAAGCAATCAAAATCAAAAAGCTGTTTGAAGACAAGATTCAGCTTGAAGAAGATATCCTGCCGATGAACCTCAAAAAAGGCACAGAAGTTATCGCTCGCAAAGTGCTACTTCAAGGTAAGATGAGTGACCGCACCTATGTCTATGCCGATTCAATTTTAGTTCTCGACAGACTGAATGAAAAAATGCGAACCCAACTGTTAGATACCAAAACTCCCATTGGTAAACTCTGGGTCGAGAACAAAGTGGAAATTTTCAAAGAAAATGTCGAACTTGGCAAAGAAGATGCAGGTGATTTAGCGGATTATTTCCAGATTGAACCCGAAGACAATCTCCTGTATAGAACCTACTGCGTCATCTCCAATAATCAGTACACCATGATGATTACAGAGAAGTTTCCGGAAAATAATTTTAGGCGAAAGCTCTAA
- a CDS encoding 4-hydroxybenzoate 3-monooxygenase: MLNNHFSTKVCIIGAGPAGLLLANILQQNNIPCIVVEKCSREEVFSRARAGLIDHKAVSILKQYGLADRLLREGKPHGKCEFRSPEYSFVLEYSKMCEGRTHYTYPQQELLVDLIQKFQEAGGEIRFSTKGLVIKNSYPAQVSCYDEIKQSTIVIDCDFIAGCDGFHGIARKSIPSEAVDIYYKNYNFSWLAITAAAPPSTEHIIYAIHPDGFAGHMLRNEKISRYYLQISLDDSVDNWPDERVWSELHVRLAKDGWSLTEGKITDKQVLRMRSYVSNPIQYKNLFLAGDAAHILTPSGGKGMNLAIQDAEVLGKLMVNYYLISHNDSILQQYSAIRLPEIWQTQEFSHSLLHMVNIDEQNSENDRFMKQLQQSKISQLMSLKTFAADFSRKYVGSLSDYNELEMAC, from the coding sequence ATGCTTAACAATCATTTCTCAACGAAGGTTTGCATTATAGGAGCTGGACCGGCAGGTCTATTATTGGCAAACATCCTACAGCAAAATAATATCCCGTGTATAGTAGTCGAAAAATGCAGTCGTGAGGAGGTCTTTTCCCGTGCCCGAGCGGGACTAATCGATCACAAGGCAGTAAGTATTCTGAAGCAGTATGGACTCGCCGACCGCTTGTTGAGAGAAGGAAAGCCCCATGGGAAGTGTGAATTCCGAAGCCCGGAATACAGCTTCGTACTCGAATACTCCAAGATGTGTGAGGGTCGAACGCACTATACCTATCCTCAGCAGGAGTTGTTGGTCGATCTGATTCAGAAGTTTCAAGAGGCTGGCGGAGAAATACGATTCAGCACGAAAGGTCTTGTGATTAAGAATAGCTATCCTGCGCAAGTCTCGTGTTACGACGAGATTAAACAAAGCACGATTGTTATTGATTGCGACTTCATTGCTGGATGTGACGGTTTTCATGGTATCGCCCGAAAATCAATTCCTTCAGAAGCCGTAGATATCTACTACAAAAATTACAATTTTTCTTGGCTAGCAATCACGGCTGCAGCACCTCCCTCAACCGAGCATATTATCTATGCAATACATCCTGATGGGTTTGCCGGTCATATGCTCAGGAACGAAAAAATTTCCCGTTATTACCTGCAAATCTCATTAGACGACAGCGTTGACAATTGGCCCGATGAACGTGTTTGGTCAGAACTCCATGTTCGACTTGCCAAAGATGGATGGTCACTGACCGAAGGTAAGATTACTGACAAGCAAGTGCTGAGGATGAGGAGCTATGTCTCGAACCCAATCCAGTACAAGAACCTTTTTCTTGCAGGAGATGCTGCCCACATTCTCACTCCCTCAGGTGGCAAAGGCATGAACCTAGCCATTCAGGATGCTGAGGTTTTGGGCAAATTAATGGTGAACTACTATCTAATCAGCCACAATGACTCTATCCTTCAACAATACTCAGCTATTCGTCTGCCAGAGATCTGGCAAACCCAGGAGTTTTCCCACTCGCTGCTTCATATGGTGAATATAGATGAACAAAATTCAGAGAATGACCGCTTCATGAAGCAGCTCCAACAGTCTAAGATATCTCAACTGATGAGTTTGAAGACATTTGCAGCAGACTTTTCCAGAAAATATGTTGGGAGTTTATCTGACTATAATGAGCTGGAAATGGCATGCTAA
- a CDS encoding NAD(P)/FAD-dependent oxidoreductase, translating to MTLNNSDTFKMFDAIVIGGGPAGATCAYKIAANGHSVLLLEKAKFPRFHIGESMVPYLYKLFEMIDISDKIKEGGFVQKNGVEFLTGTTGDLRRQNFGNVAKGQTPFSYNLNRARFDKILLDHAQDTGAQVLQEADVKKLIFDGERLAGVEYQYQGCRHEARANFVVDASGRAGLIAKHFNLRKMNNKLQNVAVFQHYKDVVAENNPGVEGDVLFSCHEDGWLWGIPIETNVMSVGAVMPLSILKQSNPEEIFKAHCDRSPRIKSAIKGATPLFNKPKVELDFCYYSEQFTGPGYFIVGDAACFVDPVFSGGVFLSMLCGLKAAEAIHEIFDGKDDLEACQDFENLCKTGYDSYFRVVYSYYYEFNRDMNKMGLNLPGGFRFVLQTFAGDFWAERDQPVLSYLRSKKEWDTFEQPFERIYDCPIYPDTHYKAADPASFTPPEDFLESINTQTQTETQKAAVL from the coding sequence ATGACACTTAATAATTCAGATACTTTCAAAATGTTTGATGCAATTGTCATTGGCGGCGGACCTGCTGGAGCAACTTGTGCATACAAGATAGCAGCGAATGGTCACTCAGTTCTTTTATTGGAAAAGGCAAAGTTTCCCCGATTTCATATCGGCGAGTCGATGGTGCCCTACCTGTATAAGCTGTTTGAGATGATAGATATCTCTGACAAAATCAAGGAAGGTGGGTTTGTGCAGAAAAACGGAGTTGAATTCTTAACTGGGACAACTGGAGATCTGAGGCGGCAGAATTTTGGCAATGTGGCAAAAGGGCAAACCCCGTTTTCATACAACCTTAATCGTGCCCGTTTTGACAAAATTCTCTTGGATCATGCTCAGGATACAGGGGCTCAAGTATTACAGGAAGCAGATGTCAAGAAACTCATATTCGATGGCGAACGACTTGCCGGAGTCGAATATCAGTATCAAGGTTGCAGACATGAAGCCCGAGCGAACTTTGTGGTAGATGCTAGTGGTCGGGCTGGGTTAATTGCCAAGCATTTTAACCTAAGGAAAATGAATAATAAGCTGCAAAATGTTGCCGTTTTTCAACACTATAAGGATGTGGTTGCTGAAAACAATCCAGGTGTTGAAGGTGACGTGCTCTTCAGCTGTCATGAAGATGGTTGGCTCTGGGGGATACCTATTGAAACCAACGTGATGAGTGTTGGAGCTGTGATGCCATTAAGCATTCTAAAACAGAGCAATCCCGAGGAAATTTTCAAAGCACATTGCGATCGCTCTCCCCGCATTAAGAGTGCGATAAAAGGCGCAACTCCCTTGTTTAATAAACCGAAAGTAGAATTAGATTTTTGCTATTATTCGGAGCAGTTCACTGGACCTGGATATTTTATTGTTGGCGACGCAGCTTGCTTTGTAGATCCAGTATTTTCTGGGGGTGTTTTTCTCAGCATGCTCTGTGGACTGAAAGCAGCTGAGGCAATACACGAAATTTTTGATGGTAAGGATGATTTGGAGGCATGTCAAGACTTTGAAAACTTATGCAAAACAGGGTACGACTCCTACTTCCGAGTGGTCTACTCTTACTACTATGAATTCAACAGAGACATGAATAAGATGGGTCTAAACTTACCCGGCGGTTTCCGCTTTGTACTTCAAACGTTTGCCGGGGATTTTTGGGCTGAACGAGACCAGCCTGTATTGAGCTACCTACGTTCTAAAAAAGAATGGGATACCTTCGAGCAGCCTTTTGAGCGCATTTACGATTGCCCGATTTATCCAGATACTCATTACAAAGCTGCAGATCCAGCAAGCTTTACACCCCCAGAAGATTTTCTTGAATCAATTAATACACAGACACAAACAGAGACACAAAAGGCGGCAGTTTTGTAG
- a CDS encoding SDR family oxidoreductase, whose amino-acid sequence MKRLEGKTALITGGSTGIGFATAKLFTQEGARVAIIGQHEGRLSEACTRIGPDTLAIRADVSQVADIDAMVVDVKEHFGGLDVLFVNAGIAKLEPMMQVDEALIDEIFKINFKGAFFTVQKVAPIMGESGSIVLNTSVNNQMGMVGSSIYAASKAALRSLARTLAAELIEKGIRVNAVSPGPIQTPIYSKLGVPQEHLKEFATQLQQKIPMQRFGEADEIAKAVLFLASEESSFVLGEELVVDGGWTEV is encoded by the coding sequence ATGAAACGACTAGAAGGAAAAACAGCACTGATTACTGGTGGAAGCACCGGAATTGGCTTTGCAACAGCAAAACTCTTTACTCAGGAAGGTGCCCGAGTTGCGATTATCGGTCAGCACGAGGGTCGGCTCTCGGAAGCGTGCACTCGGATTGGCCCGGATACGCTCGCGATTCGAGCCGATGTGAGTCAAGTTGCTGACATTGATGCCATGGTCGTTGATGTCAAGGAACACTTTGGAGGACTTGACGTGTTGTTCGTTAATGCGGGGATCGCGAAACTTGAGCCGATGATGCAGGTTGACGAAGCTTTGATTGATGAGATATTCAAGATTAACTTTAAAGGTGCTTTCTTCACCGTGCAGAAAGTTGCGCCGATTATGGGTGAATCAGGCAGCATAGTGCTCAATACCTCGGTCAACAACCAGATGGGAATGGTTGGGTCGAGTATCTATGCGGCATCGAAGGCAGCACTGCGATCCCTTGCCCGCACTCTTGCTGCTGAACTGATCGAGAAGGGCATCAGGGTAAATGCGGTTAGCCCAGGACCAATTCAAACGCCCATTTATAGCAAACTCGGAGTACCGCAGGAGCACCTTAAAGAGTTTGCCACTCAGCTTCAGCAGAAAATCCCAATGCAGCGGTTCGGAGAAGCTGATGAAATTGCCAAGGCAGTCCTATTCCTTGCGTCCGAAGAATCGTCATTCGTGCTTGGTGAGGAACTAGTGGTCGATGGCGGATGGACGGAGGTGTAA
- a CDS encoding cupin domain-containing protein yields the protein MKNNQDLKTINKPAGIDVRSPAGLERVKALFEQQQISPETPPDSSLESIAISGGVYTFLATGEDTYGQYALFDFLVPPEAGPPPHIHTREDEVFYVVDGEINFQVGNQVFTGTAGDFIPYTRGQVHAFKNLGTEPARMLVIAAPAGLENFFRQAGQPVSDPSNIPVDNIPKVVAVAPNFGLELYPEAALIGKPIIEDGGITLYGDERSEILIGSEGSDLIIGRNGEDRFYGEQGNDTIIGGTGRDLIYGGEGDDLLSGREGNDTLTGGGDQDTFIVRRGAGTDTITDFGGVGTGVTPSDAVIAEVDTLKFEGPSLSAENMLLNQDENDLIITFEGVENTGVILQDFALENLDNLTKATGASEDIGNILFDGQTKVEDSFDVFNANQQRGKVFNKNSVTFLNDLDNNTQGFNDSNDVINGQGGNDKLKGLSGDDLLRGGTGNDILKGGRGDDLLWGGTGNDILKGGRGDDLLRGGTGNDILTGGRGDDLLRGGTGNDILTGGSGRDRFVLAAGAGTDTITDFTSDQDLIELSAGLGFAELKITQGTHELANDTLVSLTTSNELLAILTGVEASTITSTDFSIV from the coding sequence ATGAAAAACAATCAAGATTTAAAAACCATCAATAAGCCGGCAGGGATTGACGTCAGGAGTCCGGCAGGGCTTGAAAGAGTCAAAGCATTATTTGAACAACAGCAGATTTCTCCAGAGACACCACCAGACAGTAGCCTGGAGTCAATCGCAATATCGGGGGGTGTGTATACTTTTCTTGCAACTGGCGAAGATACCTACGGGCAGTACGCTCTATTCGATTTTCTGGTTCCGCCCGAAGCTGGACCTCCACCCCATATACACACGAGAGAAGATGAGGTATTCTATGTTGTGGATGGGGAAATCAACTTTCAGGTGGGGAACCAGGTTTTTACGGGAACCGCCGGAGACTTTATCCCCTATACCAGAGGTCAAGTCCACGCATTCAAAAACCTGGGGACGGAACCAGCAAGAATGTTGGTAATCGCTGCTCCTGCAGGACTTGAAAACTTTTTCAGGCAAGCAGGTCAGCCTGTTTCAGACCCGTCGAATATACCAGTAGATAATATCCCAAAAGTAGTGGCAGTTGCCCCCAACTTCGGTCTAGAACTCTATCCAGAGGCTGCACTGATTGGTAAGCCTATCATTGAAGATGGCGGCATTACTCTATACGGAGATGAAAGGAGTGAAATCCTGATCGGAAGTGAAGGTAGTGACCTCATCATCGGCAGAAATGGTGAGGATCGATTTTATGGGGAGCAGGGTAATGACACAATCATCGGCGGAACTGGTCGAGATCTAATCTATGGAGGTGAGGGGGACGATCTCCTCTCAGGTCGCGAAGGGAATGATACCCTCACAGGAGGTGGTGATCAAGACACGTTTATAGTTCGTCGTGGTGCAGGCACAGACACCATCACTGATTTCGGCGGTGTAGGCACAGGAGTTACTCCCTCGGATGCCGTGATTGCAGAAGTCGATACACTGAAGTTTGAGGGGCCATCGCTGAGTGCAGAGAACATGCTTCTGAATCAGGATGAAAATGATTTGATCATCACCTTTGAAGGGGTTGAGAACACTGGGGTCATCCTGCAGGATTTTGCCCTGGAAAACCTAGATAACCTTACTAAAGCTACAGGTGCGTCGGAGGATATCGGCAACATTCTGTTTGACGGACAGACTAAAGTTGAAGATAGCTTTGATGTCTTTAATGCGAACCAACAAAGGGGCAAAGTTTTCAATAAAAACTCGGTCACATTCCTCAACGACCTTGACAATAACACCCAAGGCTTTAATGACTCCAATGATGTCATCAACGGCCAGGGTGGCAATGATAAACTGAAAGGGTTGAGTGGTGACGATTTGCTTCGGGGCGGTACTGGTAATGATATCCTGAAAGGCGGCAGGGGTGACGATTTGCTTTGGGGCGGTACTGGTAACGATATCCTAAAAGGCGGCAGGGGTGACGATTTGCTTCGGGGCGGTACTGGTAACGATATCCTGACAGGCGGCAGGGGTGACGATCTGCTTCGGGGGGGTACTGGTAACGATATCCTGACAGGCGGCAGTGGCCGCGATCGCTTTGTGCTTGCCGCTGGAGCCGGGACTGACACAATTACTGACTTTACTAGTGATCAGGATCTGATTGAACTCTCCGCTGGTCTAGGGTTTGCGGAGCTGAAGATTACTCAGGGCACTCACGAGCTTGCAAATGATACTTTGGTCAGTCTCACGACCAGCAATGAATTATTGGCAATTTTAACTGGGGTAGAAGCTAGCACCATTACCAGTACTGACTTCAGTATTGTTTAG
- a CDS encoding sulfite exporter TauE/SafE family protein, which yields MLEQKRNRRTVKSNIKNQIKLICQLFCLVAKVIFSSRSIRFSLLCTIFIWTVWLTAIGPSRALSNLCANWEFAFTMVFGSMVAGATSMGGGAVAFPALTKWLHVSPPDAKLFSLAIQSIGMSAASFTIVAMKTPVEWKLIRWVSLGGIPGIFMGTAFLAPLLPPEVIKISFTMMVSSFALILIHLNLTKTERKFTIEHWGKREKFLSIVVGLMGGMISGLVGSGMDVFAYSVMVLLFGLCEKISTPTSVILMAINAITGFLIHNFILGDFVTPVSNYWLAAVPVVVVGAPTGAILCSLMKRQMVVWILISLIVIELLTSLLLIPLTTSVVSAGFFALILFTSFYYLMYRTKLRRA from the coding sequence ATGCTTGAGCAAAAACGAAATCGACGAACCGTAAAAAGCAACATCAAGAACCAAATCAAATTGATCTGCCAGTTGTTTTGTCTGGTTGCCAAGGTTATTTTTTCGAGCCGTTCCATCCGCTTTAGTTTACTATGCACTATCTTTATATGGACTGTATGGTTAACTGCAATTGGACCTAGTCGAGCACTTTCCAATTTGTGTGCTAACTGGGAATTTGCCTTCACAATGGTCTTTGGTTCCATGGTTGCAGGAGCGACAAGTATGGGAGGAGGCGCAGTTGCTTTTCCAGCTTTAACAAAGTGGCTTCACGTCTCTCCCCCCGATGCAAAACTCTTTTCTTTAGCTATTCAAAGTATTGGCATGAGTGCCGCCTCTTTTACGATTGTGGCTATGAAAACTCCAGTAGAATGGAAGTTAATTCGTTGGGTGAGTTTAGGGGGAATTCCAGGTATTTTTATGGGAACAGCTTTTCTGGCTCCTTTACTTCCTCCCGAAGTGATTAAAATTTCATTTACAATGATGGTGAGCAGTTTTGCCCTCATTTTAATTCACTTAAATTTAACTAAGACTGAACGGAAATTTACGATTGAACACTGGGGTAAACGAGAAAAATTTTTATCTATAGTCGTCGGATTAATGGGCGGTATGATTAGTGGGTTAGTTGGGAGTGGAATGGATGTTTTTGCCTACTCTGTAATGGTGTTACTGTTTGGCTTGTGTGAGAAAATTAGCACTCCAACGTCAGTAATTTTGATGGCAATTAATGCCATCACAGGCTTTTTAATTCATAACTTTATCCTGGGGGATTTTGTCACTCCCGTCAGTAATTATTGGTTAGCGGCGGTTCCGGTTGTGGTAGTCGGTGCGCCAACCGGAGCAATTCTTTGTAGTCTGATGAAACGCCAAATGGTGGTTTGGATTTTGATTAGTTTAATTGTAATTGAATTGCTGACTTCTTTACTGTTGATTCCGCTCACGACATCCGTAGTTTCGGCTGGATTCTTTGCCCTGATTTTATTTACTTCATTTTATTATCTGATGTATCGCACAAAACTGAGACGCGCTTAA